A window from Pseudonocardia cypriaca encodes these proteins:
- a CDS encoding OFA family MFS transporter, giving the protein MAMSGSGAVREIRDNHGRRYRVGESPEELIGRPRSSVLWQAWLPMAAVGVLQYGYGAAVPALMERNGWNLVGAIWLLAGWTVLQATVGLPTAYLRERHRIGPRPVMVAGAALSALGLVVLAHSTDLLGALLGYAVLGGTGAGLVYAACTSTVAKWYPERMGRRVSAVTGAFAYGSVPFIVAAVIGLHAGNLTVVLDTAAVVLFLLVAGPGLFFRDPPERWWPVEVDPQAWALRNPARRMNPPAIREFSPAQAMQTRVLPAMYLILVGAGAVSLFNAAFIVVYAGGVTATIGAVALAAGLFAGVNGAGRAFAVRVSDRFGRCRTLSAVLAVQGVAQLLFALSASTGRTGALEVAAVLAGLGGGGFYPIFASLAREYFGEQSALEVHGLVYSAKAVGGVLGIGLAALAVTTWGWAATFAGAAVVSLVAARAAGALQRPGLPSTLPRPRMPEQPSGFAV; this is encoded by the coding sequence ATGGCGATGTCAGGCTCGGGCGCCGTCCGGGAGATCCGCGACAACCACGGCCGCCGCTACCGCGTGGGTGAGTCCCCTGAGGAGCTGATCGGCCGTCCCCGCTCCAGCGTGCTGTGGCAGGCGTGGTTGCCCATGGCGGCCGTCGGTGTGCTGCAGTACGGGTACGGCGCCGCGGTGCCCGCGCTGATGGAGCGCAACGGCTGGAACCTCGTCGGCGCGATCTGGCTGCTCGCCGGGTGGACCGTGCTCCAGGCGACCGTCGGCCTGCCCACCGCCTACCTGCGCGAGCGCCATCGGATCGGACCGCGGCCCGTGATGGTCGCGGGCGCCGCCCTATCCGCGCTCGGGCTCGTGGTGCTCGCGCACAGCACCGACCTGCTGGGCGCGCTGCTCGGCTACGCCGTCCTCGGCGGCACCGGCGCGGGCCTCGTCTACGCGGCCTGCACCTCCACCGTGGCGAAGTGGTACCCCGAGCGCATGGGCCGGCGGGTGAGCGCGGTGACCGGAGCCTTCGCCTACGGGTCCGTGCCGTTCATCGTCGCCGCCGTGATCGGTCTGCACGCGGGGAACCTCACCGTGGTCCTCGACACCGCCGCGGTGGTGCTCTTCCTGCTCGTGGCCGGTCCGGGCCTCTTCTTCCGCGACCCGCCCGAGCGGTGGTGGCCCGTCGAGGTCGACCCGCAGGCATGGGCCCTGCGCAACCCGGCCCGCCGGATGAACCCGCCCGCCATCCGCGAGTTCTCACCCGCGCAGGCGATGCAGACCCGGGTGCTGCCGGCGATGTACCTGATCCTGGTCGGCGCCGGAGCGGTGTCGCTGTTCAACGCAGCCTTCATCGTGGTCTACGCCGGTGGCGTGACGGCCACGATCGGCGCCGTCGCGCTCGCGGCCGGCCTGTTCGCAGGCGTCAACGGGGCCGGCAGGGCCTTCGCCGTGCGGGTGTCGGACCGGTTCGGGCGTTGCCGCACGTTGAGCGCGGTGCTCGCCGTGCAGGGGGTGGCGCAGCTGCTGTTCGCGCTCTCCGCCTCCACGGGCAGGACGGGAGCGCTCGAGGTGGCGGCCGTGCTCGCAGGCCTCGGCGGTGGCGGCTTCTACCCGATCTTCGCCAGCCTGGCCCGGGAGTACTTCGGCGAGCAGAGCGCGCTCGAGGTGCACGGCCTCGTCTACAGCGCCAAGGCCGTGGGTGGCGTGCTCGGCATCGGGCTCGCCGCGCTCGCCGTCACGACGTGGGGTTGGGCCGCCACCTTCGCGGGCGCGGCCGTCGTGTCGCTCGTCGCGGCCCGCGCCGCGGGTGCGCTGCAGCGTCCAGGGCTGCCGAGCACCCTGCCGCGGCCCCGGATGCCGGAGCAGCCGTCCGGGTTCGCCGTCTGA